One stretch of Excalfactoria chinensis isolate bCotChi1 chromosome 2, bCotChi1.hap2, whole genome shotgun sequence DNA includes these proteins:
- the COL6A6 gene encoding LOW QUALITY PROTEIN: collagen alpha-6(VI) chain (The sequence of the model RefSeq protein was modified relative to this genomic sequence to represent the inferred CDS: inserted 1 base in 1 codon), with amino-acid sequence MGIASTQVQVLAIGFVEPHEVHLGRLLRPVYVPQTGCTPQLCVISKLGIKQCQRHRCLGNVCASQLQNYIPVYSSFILLRNYAVCFLLCFSRETFKMDVLKSLLVLLFVSTFSTTDAQQIAACSKSTVADVVFIVDTSTSVPQEDFQKVKNFLSSLISSLEIGLDTIRVGLAQYSDEAYQVFLLNQYLLKNDVLDQIGILPYRGGETRTGGALDFVSTTYFSESAGSRAKGYVPQLAILITSGESSDEVEQPAKKLRYRGISIYVVGIGIQNTTEIQQIASKPFHKYLYSIGSYDDLLDLSTRLLQNFCIAIESQLQAFTKQYADVIFLIDNTENMKPSTSERVKHFISQVVRQLDIGLNKYRIGLAQFRGIGKVEFLLNTYENKEEVLDHIQRSIAFTGGSLQNESAMEFLKKTFLMNGAGSRLREGTPQVVVIFTSVSRNSIMDEAWILEEIGVKVTSVDVEYFDKIEATVREPSSKAYQIYEVESIDPVQQNIVSDIETSLQTLYDLDSSVPAVCSSATVADIVFLVDESSKIGSKNFQLIRAFLLKIVNALDIAPSNVRVGLVLYSDEPRLEFTLDTFKDKLEILNYLKNLPYRGGQAYTGIAIEFLRNKVFTQEAGSRKKQGVQQIAVVITDGQSLDDYTEPASKLRRESVTVYAVGIQNITEGSKLDKIATYPPRNHVTTLKFFLQLSNIKWKIKKQLCNEIVTKTFVVPLQSQSLKKGCVDTEEADIYFLIDGSGSIYPSDFKDMKTFMNEVIRIFQLGANNVRFGVVQYASESKTEIIIGQHNQMMRLIEAIENIDQIGGGTRTGNALRSMKSLFKMAYRENVSQILIVITDGKSEDGVNQAARDLRQQGIVIYAIGIKDAVQQELEEITETKNRMFFVNDFDSLKHIKREIVQEVCSTNVCKNVRADVVFLVDSSNSIRPAEFQKIKDFMQSFVTKVDIGLDNVRIGLIQFSSEIREEFQLDRYSTTADVQRAIQEMQQIKLGTLTGKALTFAASYFDRPRGGRPELKQYLIVITDGEAQDSVKNPARAIRDKGISIYAIDMLQANNSQLVEITGTQDKVFFESEINFTEKQILFEICNLQKLCKRAEAADIMFVVHGSSGVTDLQFKYMLRLVEAVVNNSVVGKDNVQFGVLVYSSNPEVQFSLNSYASKSQIREAVFSLKPLSGQPFTARALIFARQRFGVNYGGRASSLAVARILVLITDEPTAPSDRDNLPMAIRTLKEDRIVLIAVGVSKASREELEEITEDQERLFFAQSYDALENIHENLTQTVCEKSKPVCSSHVADLIFLIDGSESISENSFSIMKTFMKDVXNFVISREKVHLGVVQYSQEPQKEFYLNEFYSDTIIKEQINRIEQLKSSTFTGKGLRFAQSLFEPANGGRKNQGVSQNLVVITDGHSADRVDDAAMALRSNGIHVFAVGVGIVNSFELLRIAGDARRVFTVENFDALKTIKSAIINEICEPEDPANQDCNIDLAIAIDSSRHMQSASPLLLKQKLQTFLPKLLFQMKSLPSISCNAGSPVSIRFKFQVLSRTKQFLFNSDFEDYNEEIIQKFLDVQTVLDTYLNVDFLQAVQEKFFSAASAKVKVLLVFSDGLDDSLEDLRKAANAFRLKGLDALLLVGLDNTQNLTTLREIEFGRGFGYNEPLSVGFPEIASILQRNLDTVAERKCCNVVCKCLGETGDRGGWGNPGRKGSTGYRGSPGHPGEEGGIGDRGPVGFNGTRGDRGCAGDRGRKGSRGHQGSQGEHGESGFDGTDGEQGEHGSPGFPGEKGSPGKRGRKGPRGEPGERGEPGLRGDHGEPGIENNIAGPKGEKGNPAWQGDPGPHGLQGEQGHAGPNGAEGRRGPPGIKGEQGELGEPGYPGDPGLPGPQGPRGPQGIRGPPGPQGIPGSQASLGPPGPPGSSGNLGARGAKGEPGDPGEKGPVGPPGPRGIPGADGRDTYGPEGNKGAKGESGFIGYPGPEGEDGDPGVSGAKGPKGIRGRRGNAGTPGSLGDPGEQGPPGPMGAKGQRGTVLMEPCELVNFTRKNCPCSSDTDTCPVYPTEVLFALDMSEGVTPAAFERMRSIVMSLLKTIKISESNCPTGARVSIVSFNTNTRYLIRFSEFQNRNLLLQAVQGIPLERSTGKRSIGAAMRFVARNVFKRVRQGLLTRKVAIFFANGPSQEDVVISTAVLELSAWDITPVVIAFTELPNVRRAFSIDDTGRFRLFVWEKQQVENLENITHCTLCFDKCKPSSNCEAPVSPPLQMDMDITYIMDSSRSISSEDFQVAKDFVSNMLDQFVIAEQPSESFGGTRVALVQQAPRGYLPDRNKTPVALEFDLETYNNKDLMKKHIQESVHQLEGPSAIASALQWTVENVFFKAPRQRKHRVIFTIVGSKTSTQDREKLREISLGVKCQGFTMFTLALGNDLSDSELMELSSSPTDQHLLTLGRISTSEMVYAQRFARAFLNLLQQDINSYPPPELQEECENLDRGDTREQVSVTERLPLPGTDESGYSGDLKDIETTENRALEKVKLTTTGPVYTVPGIGFHFEENEYFTEEDATGGKPQEYGEAQGKKEILAKTVEIGPDNSDYDACDLVQDSGECQNYVLKWYYNKEQNMCGQFWYGGCGGNKNRFETQEECGFLCIKSF; translated from the exons CAGCTTGCAGTAAATCCACAGTGGCAGATGTTGTTTTTATAGTGGATACTTCAACAAGTGTTCCCCAGGAAGACTTTCAGAAAGTGAAGAACTTCCTCTCCTCCTTGATCTCAAGTCTTGAAATTGGCCTTGACACGATCCGAGTAGGACTGGCCCAATACAGTGATGAAGCTTACCAAGTATTCTTACTGAATCAGTATTTattgaaaaatgatgttttggATCAGATTGGGATTTTGCCATACAGAGGTGGAGAAACTCGCACAGGGGGAGCTCTGGATTTTGTCAGCACAACGTATTTCTCAGAATCTGCTGGTAGTAGAGCAAAGGGTTATGTCCCTCAGTTAGCCATTCTTATCACCAGTGGAGAATCCAGTGATGAAGTAGAACAACCTGCTAAGAAACTGAGATACAGAGGCATTTCCATTTATGTTGTTGGAATTGGTATCCAGAATACAACTGAGATTCAGCAAATAGCCAGCAAACCTTTCCATAAATATCTGTATAGCATTGGTAGTTATGATGACCTTCTAGATCTCTCCACAAGACTTCTGCAAAACTTCTGCATTGCAATTGAAAGCCAGTTACAAG catTCACAAAACAATACGCTGATGTTATTTTCCTTATTGATAACACTGAGAACATGAAGCCTTCAACATCTGAGAGGGTAAAACACTTCATCTCCCAAGTAGTTAGACAGCTAGATATTGGGCTTAACAAGTATAGGATTGGCCTAGCCCAGTTTAGAGGCATAGGAAAGGTGGAGTTTTTACTGAACACGTACGAAAACAAAGAAGAGGTGCTTGACCACATTCAGCGCAGCATTGCATTCACTGGAGGCTCATTGCAGAATGAAAGTGCTATGGAGTTTTTGAAGAAAACCTTTTTAATGAATGGTGCTGGAAGTAGGCTCAGAGAAGGCACTCCACAGGTTGTTGTGATCTTCACATCTGTATCCAGAAACAGTATCATGGACGAAGCCTGGATATTAGAAGAGATAGGGGTAAAAGTTACCTCAGTTGACGTTGAATACTTTGACAAGATAGAAGCAACTGTGAGAGAACCCTCTAGCAAGGCTTATCAGATTTATGAAGTGGAGAGCATTGACCCTGTTCAACAAAACATTGTCAGTGACATAGAAACTTCACTTCAGACCCTTTACGACCTTGATTCAAGTGTGCCAGCAG TGTGTTCCAGTGCAACAGTGGCAGATATTGTCTTTCTTGTGGATGAATCCAGCAAAATTGGATCAAAAAATTTCCAGCTGATTAGagcttttctgttaaaaattgTTAATGCCCTAGATATTGCTCCAAGCAATGTAAGAGTTGGGCTAGTCTTGTACAGTGATGAACCAAGACTAGAGTTCACTCTTGACACTTTCAAGGATAAACTGGAAATACTGAACTACCTGAAGAATTTACCATACCGAGGTGGGCAAGCATACACTGGAATAGCAATTGAATTCCTGAGGAATAAGGTTTTCACTCAagaggcaggcagcagaaaaaaacaaggagtCCAACAGATTGCTGTGGTTATCACTGATGGACAATCCTTGGATGATTACACTGAACCAGCGTCAAAACTAAGACGTGAAAGTGTTACAGTCTATGCTGTGGGTATCCAGAATATCACAGAGGGTAGCAAACTTGATAAAATTGCAACGTATCCTCCAAGGAATCATGTTACCACCCTGAAGTTTTTTCTACAACTGTCAAAtatcaaatggaaaataaagaaacagctttgtAATGAGATTGTGACAAAAACATTTGTGGTACCGTTACAGTCACAAAGTCTGAAGAAAG GTTGTGTGGACACAGAGGAAGCtgacatttatttcttaattgaTGGCTCTGGCAGTATATATCCATCTGACTTCAAGGACATGAAAACATTCATGAATGAGGTTATCAGAATATTCCAACTTGGAGCTAACAATGTTCGCTTTGGTGTGGTTCAATATGCATCTGAGTCAAAGACAGAAATCATAATTGGCCAACACAACCAGATGATGAGGCTAATAGAAGCAATTGAGAATATTGATCAAATTGGTGGAGGTACCAGAACTGGAAATGCCTTAAGGTCTATGAAAAGTCTGTTCAAAATGGCTTATAGGGAAAATGTTTCACAGATTCTTATAGTGATTACAGACGGTAAATCTGAAGACGGGGTGAATCAGGCAGCAAGAGATCTGAGACAACAAGGAATTGTTATCTATGCCATTGGCATCAAGGATGCTGTTCAACAAGAGTTGGAGGAAATAACAGAGACAAAAAATAGAATGTTTTTTGTAAATGACTTTGATTCTCTGAAACATATTAAACGTGAAATTGTGCAAGAAGTCTGTTCAACAAATG TCTGTAAAAATGTGAGAGCTGATGTTGTTTTCCTCGTGGACAGCTCGAACAGTATTCGTCCAGCTGAGTTTCAGAAGATAAAGGATTTCATGCAGTCATTTGTCACCAAGGTAGATATTGGGCTTGATAATGTTCGAATTGGCTTGATTCAATTCAGTTCTGAAATAAGAGAAGAGTTTCAGCTGGACAGATACAGCACTACAGCTGATGTGCAGAGAGCCATTCAAGAAATGCAGCAGATAAAATTGGGAACGCTGACTGGAAAAGCACTGACCTTTGCTGCCTCTTACTTTGATCGACCTAGAGGAGGACGTCCTGAATTGAAACAGTACTTGATAGTGATCACTGATGGAGAAGCACAAGATTCAGTAAAAAACCCAGCCAGAGCCATACGAGACAAAGGTATCAGTATATACGCTATTGACATGCTCCAGGCCAACAATTCACAACTCGTGGAGATTACTGGCACCCAAGACAAAGTGTTCTTTGAGAGTGAAATTAActtcacagaaaagcagattcTCTTTGAAATTTGTAATCTACAGAAGT TATGCAagagagcagaagctgctgaTATCATGTTTGTAGTGCATGGATCATCTGGTGTTACAGACCTGCAGTTCAAATACATGCTTCGGCTTGTAGAAGCAGTAGTTAACAACTCAGTAGTAGGGAAGGACAATGTTCAGTTTGGTGTTTTGGTCTATAGCTCCAATCCAGAAGTGCAGTTCTCACTGAATTCATATGCTTCCAAGTCTCAGATTAGAGAAGCAGTATTCAGCTTGAAGCCTCTGTCAGGCCAGCCCTTCACAGCAAGAGCTTTGATCTTTGCCAGGCAGAGATTTGGTGTGAACTATGGTGGACGTGCATCATCTCTTGCTGTCGCTAGGATCCTTGTTCTCATTACTGATGAACCAACAGCGCCATCAGATAGAGACAACCTTCCCATGGCCATAAGAACTTTGAAGGAAGATAGAATCGTCTTAATTGCTGTTGGAGTgagcaaagcaagcagagaaGAACTTGAAGAGATTACTGAAGATCAAGAAAGATTATTCTTTGCACAAAGCTATGATGCACTAGAAAACATACATGAAAACCTTACTCAGACAGTGTGTGAGAAATCTAAGCCAG TTTGCAGCAGTCATGTGGCAGACCTGATATTCTTGATAGATGGATCAGAAAGCATATCAGAAAATAGTTTTTCCATCATGAAGACCTTCATGAAGGATG ACAATTTTGTTATTTCTAGGGAAAAAGTACATCTTGGGGTAGTGCAGTACAGTCAAGAACCCCAGAAGGAATTTTATCTTAATGAGTTCTATAGTGACACAATTATAAAGGAACAGATAAACAGAATCGAGCAGCTGAAATCTTCTACATTCACTGGCAAAGGACTGAGGTTTGCCCAGAGTCTTTTTGAACCTGCCAATGGAGGGCGCAAGAACCAAGGAGTTTCACAGAACCTTGTTGTGATTACGGATGGCCACTCTGCTGACAGAGTGGATGATGCAGCCATGGCTTTGAGAAGCAACGGGATACATGTATTTGCAGTTGGTGTAGGGATTGTAAACTCTTTTGAGCTGCTTCGAATAGCTGGTGATGCAAGGAGAGTGTTCACAGTAGAGAACTTTGATGCACTGAAAACAATCAAGAGCGCTATTATCAATGAGATCTGTGAACCTGAAGACCCAGCTAACCAGG ATTGCAATATAGACCTTGCTATAGCAATTGATAGTTCAAGACACATGCAGTCAGCATCTCCactgcttctgaaacagaaactgCAAACATTCCTCCCCAAGCTTTTATTCCAGATGAAATCTCTTCCAAGTATCAGCTGTAATGCTGGCTCTCCAGTCAGCATTAGGTTCAAATTCCAAGTACTGTCACGGACCAAACAATTCCTCTTCAACTCTGATTTCGAGGACTATAATGAAGAGATCATACAGAAGTTCTTAGATGTGCAAACAGTGCTGGATACTTACCTGAATGTAGACTTCTTACAGGCAGTTCAGGAGAAGTTTTTTAGTGCAGCCTCTGCTAAAGTGAAG GTTCTGTTAGTATTTTCAGATGGGCTGGATGATTCACTGGAAGATCTCAGAAAAGCAGCCAATGCCTTTCGCCTCAAAG GTCTTGATGCACTTCTCTTAGTTGGCTTGGACAATACTCAGAACCTGACTACACTTCGTGAAATAGAGTTTGGCAGAGGTTTTGGATACAATGAACCACTGAGTGTTGGATTCCCAGAGATTGCAAGCATCTTGCAGAGAAACCTT gATActgttgcagaaagaaaatgctgtaatGTTGTTTGTAAATGCCTTGGAGAAACTGGTGATCGTGGTGGCTGGGGAAATCCTGGGAGGAAG GGAAGTACAGGTTACAGAGGATCTCCTGGCCATCCTGGTGAGGAAGGTGGGATT GGGGACAGAGGTCCAGTTGGTTTTAATGGGACTCGAGGAGATAGGGGATGTGCAGGTGACAGAGGTCGTAAG ggATCCAGGGGTCATCAGGGAAGTCAG GGTGAGCACGGTGAGAGTGGATTTGATGGCACTGATGGAGAGCAG GGAGAACATGGATCTCCTGGATTTCCTGGAGAGAAAGGCAGCCCTGGAAAACGG GGCAGAAAAGGCCCCAGAGGAGAACCAGGTGAACGAGGAGAACCTGGTCTAAGAGGAGATCAT GGAGAACCCGGGATTGAAAATAATATTGCTGGTCCTAAGGGTGAAAAAGGAAACCCAGCATGGCAG ggagACCCAGGACCACATGGACTCCAAGGAGAGCAAGGCCATGCTGGTCCTAAT GGTGCAGAAGGTCGAAGAGGCCCTCCAGGCATAAAG GGTGAGCAAGGAGAACTGGGGGAACCAGGTTACCCAGGAGACCCTGGTCTTCCAGGCCCACAG gGCCCAAGAGGACCACAAGGGATCAGAGGACCTCCAGGACCACAAGGCATTCCAGGCTCTCAG GCTAGTCTGGGTCCCCCAGGTCCACCTGGCTCAAGTGGAAATCTTGGTGCAAGAGGAGCAAAg GGTGAACCTGGTGACCCTGGAGAGAAAGGCCCTGTGGGACCACCTGGACCGAGAGGCATACCA GGTGCGGATGGCAGAGACACCTATGGTcctgaaggaaataaaggagCAAAG GGGGAGTCTGGATTCATAGGGTATCCTGGTCCAGAG GGAGAAGATGGAGACCCGGGTGTTTCGGGAGCTAAAGGACCCAAAGGAATTAGGGGTAGAAGG gGTAATGCTGGCACACCAGGTTCCCTGGGAGATCCAGGGGAACAAGGACCACCAGGACCTATg ggTGCCAAGGGACAAAGAGGCACTGTTTTAATGGAA cctTGTGAACTTGTgaattttacaagaaaaaactGCC CTTGTTCATCAG atACAGACACGTGCCCAGTTTATCCAACGGAGGTGCTGTTTGCCCTTGATATGTCTGAAGGTGTTACTCCAGCTGCATTTGAACGAATGAGAAGCATTGTTATGTCACTGCTGAAGACCATTAAGATCAGTGAAAGCAATTGCCCCACAGGAGCTCGTGTTTCCATCGTTTCTTTCAATACCAACACACGCTATCTCATTCGTTTCTCAGAATTCCAAAATCGCAACTTGCTTCTACAGGCAGTCCAGGGAATACCACTAGAGAGATCCACTGGAAAACGTAGTATTGGGGCAGCCATGAGATTTGTTGCGAGAAATGTCTTCAAACGGGTTCGTCAGGGCCTCCTCACAAGAAAAGTTGCCATATTTTTTGCCAATGGTCCATCTCAGGAGGATGTGGTCATCAGCACAGCTGTACTTGAGCTGAGTGCCTGGGATATCACTCCAGTGGTTATTGCCTTCACTGAATTGCCAAATGTCAGACGTGCCTTCTCA ATTGATGATACTGGAAGATTTCGATTATTTGTTTGGGAAAAACAACAGGTTGAAAATTTGGAGAACATCACACATTGCACACTTTGCTTTG ATAAATGCAAGCCCAGTAGCAACTGTGAAGCACCTGTTTCTCCACCTCTTCAGATGGATATGGATATTACTTACATCATGGACAGCTCTCGCAGCATCAGCAGTGAAGATTTTCAGGTTGCCAAGGACTTTGTGAGCAACATGCTAGATCAGTTTGTCATTGCTGAACAGCCAAGTGAATCCTTTGGAGGCACCAGAGTGGCATTGGTACAACAGGCTCCCAGGGGCTACCTACctgacagaaacaaaaccccCGTGGCCTTGGAATTTGATCTGGAAACATACAACAATAAAGATTTGATGAAGAAGCATATCCAAGAGTCTGTTCACCAACTGGAAGGGCCATCAGCCATTGCTTCTGCTTTACAGTGGACagttgaaaatgtattttttaaagctcctaggcaaagaaaacacagggtCATATTTACAATAGTTGGAAGCAAAACAAGCACACAAGACAGAGAGAAGCTAAGAGAGATTTCACTTGGAGTCAAGTGTCAAGGATTTACCATGTTCACTCTTGCACTTGGCAATGATCTGAGTGACAGTGAGCTGATGGAACTATCAAGCTCCCCCACAGATCAGCACTTATTGACACTGGGTAGGATTTCAACATCTGAGATGGTATACGCTCAGAGATTTGCCCGGGCATTTCTAAATCTGCTACAAC AAGACATAAACAGTTATCCTCCTCCTGAACTTCAAGAAGAGTGTGAAAACTTAGATCGGGGTGACACACGGGAGCAAGTGTCTGTGACTGAAAG GTTGCCTTTACCTGGAACTGATGAAAGTGGTTACAGTGGTGATTTAAAAGACattgaaacaactgaaaacagagcCCTGGAAAAAGTTAAATTGACTACTACAGGACCTGTATACACAGTGCCAGGAATTGGATTTCATTTTGAGGAGAATGAGTACTTCACAGAGGAAGATGCAACTGGAGGAAAACCACAAGAGTATGGAGAAGCccaggggaaaaaggaaattctaGCAAAAACAGTAGAAATTGGACCTGACAATAGTGATTATG ATGCGTGTGACCTGGTTCAAGATAGTGGAGAATGTCAGAATTACGTTCTGAAGTGGTactacaacaaagagcagaacatgTGCGGTCAGTTCTGGTATGGGGGCTGTGGAGGgaacaaaaacagatttgagACACAAGAAGAATGTGGATTCTTGTGTATAAAGTCTTTCTAG